The window TCAAGCTTTTCCCtaataaaatgtcgatctatttccaCATGTTTGGTACGGTCATGCTGAACAGGATTTTCTAAAATGGCAATTGCTGTTTCATTGTCACAGAATATCTGAATAGCCTCATTTGGAGGAAAACCAATTTCTGTCAGCAGTTTCTTGATCCACATGGCTTCGACAACTCCTTTTGCTATCCCTCTAAATTCTGACTCAGCACTTGAGAGTGAGACAACTTTTTATTTCTTACTCCTCCATGCCACTAGATTACCCTCGACGAGTGTAAAGAATCCAGATGTAGATTTTCTCTATCCTTTTTCTCTAGCCCAACTCGCATCAGTGTAAATTTGAGTCTTTAGATGTCCATTTCCTTTAAAAATCACTCCATGATCTGTTGTTTTCTTTAAGTATCTGATGATCCGAAAAACAGCTTCCATGTGATGAACCTGTGGTTGGTGCATAAACTGACTAACAACTcctactgcatgtgctatatctggaCGGGTATGAGCAAGgtagatgagttttcccaccatcctttgaTATTGTCCCTTATCAGCAAGTTCAGCCTCATCTTCCATATACAACGTTTGATATGGAATCATAGGAGTATCCGcaggtttgcaatcaatcatacttGTTTCTGCAAGGAAATCAAGAACGTACTTCTTTTGACAAATAAATATTCCTTGTTGGGATCTTAATACTTCAATCCCCAAGAAGTATTTGAGGTTGCCTAAATCTTTCATTTCAGATTCCTTAAATAAATTTGACTTTAAGTTAGAAATCTCCTTTTTATAATTTTtggttattatcatatcatcaacatagatgattaagcatgtaattaagtttttctttcgtttaaaaaagagtatgatccgagttgctttgtttaaaatcatattttttcataaacaatgtgaatctcccaaaccaagcccgtggggattgttttaacccatataaagatttctTAAGTCGACAGGCTTCCCCATTTTTGAAGTTTCTGGAGAATCATGGTGAAGCTTCCATGTAGACTTCTTCTTTTAATTCATCGTGTAGAAAGGCGTTCTTCACACCAAATTGGTGAAGaggccaatcttcatttgcagcAACTGAGAAAAGGACCCTGATGGTATCAATCTTTGCAACTGGTGAGAAAGTCTCGAAGTAGTTTATCCCATATGTTtgagtatatcccttggcaacTAGCCGGGATTTGTATTTTTCAATGGTACCATCTAGTTTGTATTTAATTGTAAACACCTATCGATTCCCTACTGGTTTCTTTCCCTGAGGTATGACACATTTTTCCCATGTGTTACTTTTCTTGAGTGCTTCCATTTCTTCTTCCATAGCCTTTTTCCATTTCACAGATTTCATTACTTGATCCACATTTATTGGGATTTCTTCAGAGTATAAAGCAGAGTTAAATTTTTGTGCTTCACTGGATAGGTTTTCTTGTGCAATATTAGCCATAGTATATCATGATCTTTGAGCTTCTCTTTCTGTGGAATATCTCTTTGGTAGTACTCCTCTGTTGGTTCTTTGTGGTAGAACATATCTTTCTGTGTTTTTAGTGGGAGTTGAACTGTTTTCATGGCTCGAACTGTTTTGTCCTTCTTGTTCATTATTCAAGGAGGTCTCATTTTGATCACTCGTTGGTGATTCGGGACTATGATTTGGTGATTCGGGACtaggatttggtgattcgggacTAGGATTTGGCGATTCGGGACTATGATTTGGTGATTCGAGATTAGGGTTTAGTACGGGATCAGGATTTGGTAATTCGGGATTAGGATTTGGTGTTGATGTTTAAACATTGTCAAATTTAGCTATCCAGTCTatccaactgagagtgtcattatcctctttccccccctcactcgtgagttgggtattgTAAAAGTATTCAGTTTCTATAAAGTCGCAGTTCATTGTGGTGAAGACATGGCGTTTTCTAGGACTATAACATCGATACCCCTTTTGATTTATGCCATAACCCACCATAACACATTTTTCGGTACATGGATCAAGTTTGGTGCATTCAGTTTTCGGGATGTGAACAAAGACAGAGCACCCAAATATTCGTGGTTCAATATTTAATGAGGTTGGTAGGGTGTGAAATTGAGATAAAGTATCTCTAGAGGTTTTTGTGCCCAAAACCTTAGTAGGTAGACGGTTAATAAGGTAAAACCTTAGTAGGTAGACGGTTAATAAGGTAAGTAGCGGAAGCAAGAGCTCTGAGCCAAAAACTTTTCGAAACTTTAGATTCAATTAATAAGGCTTGTGTCATTAAGAGAAGTATGTTTTTTCATTTGGCTACTCCGTTTTGTTCGGGAGTATGAGCACAAGATGTTTGGTGAATAATCTCATTTTGTTCGCAAAAAGATTTCATGGAGGTATTGACAAATTCACCCCGGCTATCAGATCgtaaaatttgtatatttttatttaattgatttttttatcattttataaaagatcaaaaatttttcaaaaatttttgaTTTGTGTGTTAAGATCCATGTCATTCTCGTATAGTCATCAATAAATAAGACAGAATATCGTAAATTCCCCCCACCCCAATGACCAGAGCTGGTCCCCACACATCAGAATGAATTAAAGCAAAAGGTACATCTTTCCTAGTATTACTAGGTTTAAAAGTACCACGGTGGattttagccaaaatacaagtttcacagttCAAAACAACATTTGACGAAAACAAACtaggaaataaagcatgtaaatatccGACTGACGGATGACCTAATCTTCTATGCCATGACCAggcttccctcgtaggtgttccgtgagcaagtGACACGGTGCCTTATTAAGAAACCTCATCAACATAGTATAACCCCCCTTTTTAGTGCTACGTCCAATCAATAGTCATGTCCGGATGTCCAGCAAGATGCAGAAAGTCGGATACACAGAACTTTATAGTTTAATTCTTTTTAACATGACTTACCGATAACAGCTTATGAGATAAATCtggaatatataaacaattagGCAATTTAATAGTTGGGGAAATTTCAATAGTACCACCAGTTTTAACATGTCCAATTTCACCGTTAGCCATTTGGACTTTACTtttcctaggtttagttttaaccaCAATATCTTTTTCATCAAATGTCATATTGTCAGTTGCTCCACAATCAAATATCCAGTTTGCGGTTTTAAAATCATTTGACATAATGTTAGCTTTAGGAGGGTTTTCAAATTCATTTTGAATTTTTGCTAAAACAGAAAACTTATTTTGACACGAAACATTAGATTTTATTTTATGTAAGAATTTGTTGTTGGGCCTAAAACCAGTAGTAACCCTTTTAAATTTCACAAGGTTGGGTTTAGGAACCTTGGGCTTATCAGTCTGTTTAGGCCAAAGACTAATTTTGCCTAAGGTTTCAGTGGGCTGTCTATTTTTGGGATTTAATCTAGTTGGGCCTTTAAATAGCTCAGCCCAAGTCTTATCTCTTAGCCCGTCCCCTTTTTTCGTTTGACTAGGGTTGTTCAATTTGGGGTTACTTAACCCGTTCCCTATTTTCACCAGCTCATTTTTGTTAGAAAGAGAAAGCATCTTTTACTCTTTCTCTGTTATTTTGCAGTCACCACCTACTTTGGTAGAGAGAGAACGTGTTTCTTTTCTCTTTCTCTGTAACACCATCGTGAttggtggtagtggtagtggtagtggtagtgatGTTATCggttgtaacaccccgtcaaatttccatctgacggcgtattaatcaaggtcccacagttaacagttacgacctctatatgagacgtttaaagcaatcacatttaatttattaaaagttgactttcaaaacataagtcaataaatcccaaaatagaaacactgttgtgatcgtaaccatatgccaacagtatttaaacagttataaaagttttaaattcgAAAGTAAACAATGTTCTTTAAAtagtatgctgactccacggccagaccatgcagcaaacacagcggaagcctacctcttaaggacctgagaatgaagcacgcaaaacaggtcaacaaataatgttggtgaatctacaggtttaaagtaatgtaacagtatctaaaaaacagttatcataaaaatagtttaagttccttgaccacgagattttacaagtacaacttcaagttgcgaaacgtttacataatctatgagtacctgaatactagcaatgaccagagtatagaaaccactacactctccttacctcataaaatgttatacacttgttcgagtg of the Rutidosis leptorrhynchoides isolate AG116_Rl617_1_P2 chromosome 5, CSIRO_AGI_Rlap_v1, whole genome shotgun sequence genome contains:
- the LOC139849646 gene encoding uncharacterized mitochondrial protein AtMg00810-like gives rise to the protein MKDLGNLKYFLGIEVLRSQQGIFICQKKYVLDFLAETSMIDCKPADTPMIPYQTLYMEDEAELADKGQYQRMVGKLIYLAHTRPDIAHAVGVVSQFMHQPQVHHMEAVFRIIRYLKKTTDHGVIFKGNGHLKTQIYTDASWAREKG